The Enterococcus rotai genome includes a window with the following:
- the wecB gene encoding non-hydrolyzing UDP-N-acetylglucosamine 2-epimerase, producing the protein MKKIKVMAIFGTRPEAIKMAPVVQALKFQKNQFESIVVVTAQHREMLDQVLDAFHIVPDYDLNIMKKNQTLSMITASVLVGLDPIIEETQPDVILVHGDTTTAFAASISAFYHHVKICHVEAGLRTGNLQSPFPEEMNRQVTDVLSDFYFAPTEQSRKNLIKENHPAKQIFVTGNTAIDALKSTVKTDYQHPILTQIPSSHRILLMTMHRRENLGAPMEEVFKAVQKIADTFEDVEVVFPVHLNPIVRDLVNEFLENHPRIHLIEPLDVIDFHNISARSYLILSDSGGVQEEAPSLGVPVLVLRDSTERPEGVDAGTLKLVGTKTQDVFLAVSELLENPQKYQEMSRTKNPYGDGNASQRILEIIANSASFN; encoded by the coding sequence GTGAAAAAAATAAAAGTAATGGCTATCTTTGGAACTAGGCCCGAAGCTATCAAGATGGCTCCAGTTGTTCAGGCTTTAAAATTTCAAAAAAATCAATTTGAATCTATTGTGGTGGTTACTGCTCAACATCGTGAAATGTTAGATCAGGTTTTAGATGCTTTTCATATTGTACCAGATTATGATTTAAACATTATGAAGAAAAATCAAACATTGTCAATGATTACTGCCAGTGTTCTGGTCGGCTTAGATCCAATAATTGAGGAAACACAACCAGATGTTATTTTGGTACATGGAGATACAACAACAGCATTCGCGGCAAGTATCTCTGCATTTTATCATCACGTAAAAATTTGTCATGTTGAAGCTGGGCTTAGGACTGGAAATTTACAATCACCATTTCCAGAAGAGATGAATAGGCAAGTTACAGATGTCTTATCTGATTTTTATTTTGCCCCCACAGAACAAAGTCGAAAAAATTTGATAAAAGAGAATCATCCTGCTAAACAGATTTTTGTTACAGGTAATACGGCAATTGATGCATTAAAATCTACTGTAAAAACTGATTATCAGCATCCCATTTTGACACAGATTCCTTCATCTCATAGAATACTTTTAATGACGATGCATAGAAGAGAGAATTTAGGTGCACCTATGGAAGAAGTATTTAAAGCAGTTCAGAAAATTGCAGATACTTTTGAAGATGTTGAAGTTGTTTTTCCAGTACATTTAAATCCCATAGTTCGAGATTTGGTCAATGAGTTTTTAGAAAATCATCCTCGAATTCACTTAATTGAACCCTTGGATGTAATTGATTTTCACAATATATCAGCAAGAAGCTATTTAATTCTTAGCGATTCAGGTGGCGTTCAAGAAGAAGCACCTTCTTTAGGAGTTCCAGTATTAGTTTTGAGAGATTCCACGGAGCGGCCGGAAGGTGTTGATGCTGGTACCTTAAAGTTAGTTGGAACAAAGACACAAGATGTGTTTTTAGCGGTATCAGAGCTACTAGAGAATCCTCAAAAATACCAGGAAATGTCACGAACTAAAAATCCCTATGGAGATGGTAATGCTTCTCAACGTATCCTAGAAATTATTGCTAATAGTGCATCATTTAACTAA
- a CDS encoding nucleotide sugar dehydrogenase, with protein MINIIGLGYIGLPTALILAANGKKIVGTDYNKELVQTLNAGETTFEEKGLKELFTQAINQEIVFTTDYVTTNKYIVTVPTPYEKENKKVDPNFIIKAVESIIKVCAEETILVIESTVSPGTIDKYIRPIVEKWMSQTNKLIHLVHAPERILPGNMIEELNYNSRTIGADDEKIGLQVKSIYQSFCKAEIVVTDIRTAEMTKVVENTYRDINIAFANELTKICRFDNLDVHKIIDIANMHPRVNILNPGPGVGGHCISVDPWFLVGDYPGLANIILTAREINDSMPEHVLERIHTLMKKYQITDMNKIGLYGLTYKPDVDDVRESPTLQLLEKMEKHLAPPLKVYDPMLTTQIIDNQLMNFDEFLAQTELIVVMVAHTHIKKNVSKIIDKVILDTQNIIENSYKL; from the coding sequence ATGATTAACATAATAGGGTTAGGTTATATTGGATTGCCAACTGCTTTAATATTGGCTGCTAATGGAAAAAAAATAGTCGGAACAGATTACAATAAAGAATTAGTTCAGACGTTAAATGCTGGGGAAACAACTTTTGAAGAAAAAGGCTTAAAAGAACTATTTACACAAGCTATCAATCAAGAAATAGTATTTACAACAGATTATGTTACAACAAATAAGTATATTGTGACTGTTCCAACTCCTTATGAGAAAGAAAATAAAAAAGTTGATCCTAATTTTATTATTAAAGCAGTTGAAAGTATTATCAAAGTATGTGCCGAAGAAACGATTTTAGTCATTGAGTCAACCGTTTCTCCTGGAACGATTGATAAATATATTCGACCGATTGTTGAAAAGTGGATGTCTCAAACTAATAAATTAATTCATTTAGTTCATGCACCAGAAAGAATTTTACCTGGTAATATGATTGAAGAATTAAATTATAATTCTAGAACAATTGGGGCAGATGATGAAAAAATTGGGTTACAAGTAAAATCTATCTATCAGTCTTTTTGTAAAGCGGAAATTGTTGTTACAGATATTAGAACTGCTGAAATGACAAAGGTTGTAGAAAATACATATAGAGATATTAATATTGCTTTTGCAAATGAACTAACAAAGATTTGTCGTTTTGATAATCTGGATGTTCATAAAATTATTGATATTGCAAATATGCATCCTCGTGTGAATATTTTAAATCCTGGACCTGGTGTTGGTGGTCATTGTATTTCTGTTGATCCATGGTTTTTAGTAGGGGACTATCCTGGCTTAGCAAACATTATTTTAACAGCGAGAGAAATCAATGATTCAATGCCAGAGCATGTTCTTGAGAGAATTCATACACTTATGAAAAAATATCAGATAACAGATATGAATAAAATTGGTTTGTATGGACTGACTTATAAACCTGATGTAGACGATGTAAGGGAAAGTCCAACCTTACAATTACTTGAAAAAATGGAAAAACATTTAGCACCACCTTTAAAAGTCTATGATCCAATGCTAACAACTCAAATTATAGATAACCAGTTAATGAATTTCGATGAGTTTCTTGCTCAGACCGAATTAATTGTGGTTATGGTTGCACATACACATATTAAAAAAAATGTTTCAAAAATTATAGATAAAGTTATTTTGGATACACAAAATATTATTGAAAACAGCTATAAATTATAA
- a CDS encoding glycosyltransferase, producing MNVLYIILTDINNNNLNSGPTVRSMTIRKELEKKYKKVDVIQGENASERFKIFYQLRKKKTVYDYCYIESRVGVTRWTDTKLLFLLKKLNIGQIALYYRDMYWAYKIKVSTGTLKNFLVPFVNKRYIHFLNKICDVIFVQSETFKKELLKYIPNATVELLPPGCDDIDEPLFTEKAALYVGELANQFSGIDLLLDVFSYINRSEERVRLNIVCRKEEYDENLRLIKMNEMCQWLSIFHCSKETIKEVYDKSSVTIIPRNGDEYTKLCLPVKLFEYISFEKPIISIDHGEVGEFIKEKQIGIVTDHTKEEFAEKIIDLMEDREKYLFYKEKIREYKKNNMWSNRVDMIDTILSSE from the coding sequence ATGAATGTTTTGTATATTATATTAACAGATATAAACAACAATAACTTGAACTCAGGGCCAACAGTTCGTTCAATGACGATAAGAAAAGAATTAGAAAAGAAATATAAAAAAGTTGATGTTATTCAAGGAGAAAATGCGAGCGAGCGGTTTAAAATTTTTTATCAGTTAAGAAAAAAAAAGACAGTATATGATTATTGCTATATCGAATCGCGAGTTGGGGTTACTAGGTGGACAGATACTAAGTTACTATTTCTATTGAAAAAGCTGAATATTGGACAAATAGCTTTGTATTATCGCGATATGTACTGGGCGTATAAGATCAAAGTATCAACTGGAACTTTAAAGAATTTTCTAGTTCCGTTTGTTAATAAAAGATATATTCATTTTTTAAACAAAATTTGTGACGTTATTTTTGTCCAAAGTGAAACCTTTAAAAAGGAACTCCTAAAATATATACCCAATGCAACAGTAGAATTATTACCACCAGGTTGTGATGATATTGATGAACCTCTTTTCACGGAAAAAGCAGCTTTATATGTGGGTGAATTAGCAAATCAATTTAGTGGAATTGATTTGCTATTGGATGTTTTTAGCTACATTAATAGAAGTGAAGAGCGAGTTAGGTTAAATATTGTTTGTAGAAAAGAAGAATATGATGAAAATTTACGATTAATAAAAATGAATGAAATGTGTCAGTGGCTTTCAATTTTTCATTGTTCAAAGGAAACTATTAAAGAAGTTTATGATAAATCTTCTGTGACGATCATACCTAGAAATGGTGATGAGTATACAAAATTATGTTTGCCAGTTAAGCTGTTTGAATACATTAGCTTTGAAAAACCAATTATCTCTATTGATCATGGAGAAGTTGGGGAGTTTATCAAAGAAAAACAAATTGGAATAGTTACAGATCATACTAAGGAAGAGTTTGCTGAAAAAATAATTGATTTGATGGAAGATAGGGAAAAATATTTATTTTATAAGGAAAAAATTAGGGAGTACAAAAAAAATAATATGTGGTCAAATAGAGTAGATATGATTGATACGATTTTATCTTCTGAATAA
- a CDS encoding glycosyltransferase → MSILHYTLGVPPYRTGGLTKYSIDLMETELEFGYKVCLLFPGSYQLSGKSKIKRKSDYNDITLFELINPLPIPLLNGIGEAKLFMKPNNEHLFLEFLSDNHIHLVHVHTLMGLPIEFLLAAKRLKIKIIYTSHDYYGLCPQILAGDIEYLATNCDVSCSVCGDSPFSKKLLVAMQTKTYKLIKDTQVVKFLRKRKKNSVAAKKRQNYSTEENRNQIKLRNYYLQMFSLVDLFHFNSELAKVEFEKFLQCDGVVVPITHKSIEDRRKEYIVTKNEPLKITYLGPQEVYKGFNLIYNTFQRLLEENINDWHLNFYGDDREPKDYNDYYFSFKGRYQQQQLMEIFNCTDLLVVPSVWKETFGFVALEALSYGIPILFSTNVGSSELINDNVTGFIFNPDVNDLKVKIQELLENRELINQVNKNILNMDITFDMKRHTKRILELYRKAGYTE, encoded by the coding sequence GTGTCTATACTTCACTATACATTAGGTGTTCCTCCTTATCGGACAGGTGGGTTAACAAAGTATTCTATTGATTTAATGGAAACAGAGCTAGAATTTGGATATAAAGTCTGTTTACTCTTTCCAGGTAGTTATCAGTTGTCTGGTAAATCCAAAATAAAACGAAAAAGTGATTATAATGATATAACTCTTTTTGAATTAATAAATCCTTTACCTATTCCTTTATTGAATGGAATTGGTGAGGCTAAATTATTTATGAAACCAAACAATGAACATCTTTTTTTAGAATTTTTATCAGATAATCATATTCATCTTGTGCACGTTCACACATTAATGGGGCTTCCTATTGAGTTTTTACTTGCGGCAAAGAGATTAAAAATAAAAATAATTTATACTAGTCATGATTATTATGGTTTATGTCCCCAAATTTTGGCTGGTGATATAGAGTATTTAGCTACTAATTGTGATGTAAGCTGTTCTGTTTGCGGTGATTCGCCCTTTTCTAAGAAACTGTTAGTCGCTATGCAGACAAAAACATATAAATTGATTAAAGACACACAAGTAGTTAAGTTTTTACGAAAAAGAAAAAAGAATAGTGTTGCTGCAAAAAAGAGACAAAATTATTCTACAGAAGAAAATAGAAATCAAATAAAATTAAGAAACTATTATCTTCAAATGTTTTCACTTGTTGATCTATTTCATTTTAATAGTGAACTTGCTAAAGTAGAGTTTGAAAAATTTTTGCAATGCGATGGGGTTGTAGTTCCGATTACACATAAATCTATAGAAGATAGAAGAAAAGAGTATATAGTCACAAAAAATGAACCACTAAAAATAACTTATTTAGGACCACAAGAGGTATATAAAGGTTTTAATCTAATTTATAATACTTTTCAACGTTTGTTGGAAGAGAATATTAATGATTGGCATTTAAATTTTTATGGAGATGATAGAGAACCCAAAGACTATAATGATTATTACTTTTCATTCAAGGGCCGGTATCAGCAGCAACAGTTAATGGAAATTTTTAATTGTACAGATTTGCTAGTTGTTCCAAGTGTATGGAAAGAAACGTTTGGCTTTGTGGCATTGGAAGCTTTATCATATGGGATACCTATTTTATTTTCAACAAACGTTGGAAGTAGTGAATTAATTAATGATAATGTAACAGGCTTCATTTTTAATCCAGATGTAAATGATTTAAAAGTAAAGATTCAGGAGTTGCTAGAAAATCGAGAACTAATTAATCAGGTCAATAAAAATATTTTAAATATGGACATTACATTTGATATGAAACGACATACTAAAAGAATTTTAGAACTATATAGGAAGGCTGGTTATACGGAATGA
- the cps2T gene encoding beta 1-4 rhamnosyltransferase Cps2T: MKNIFILGSKGIPANYGGFETFVDSLTKKKVTNSIKYHVSCLSQNTEEFEYNSARCFNISIPNVGSSRAVFYDLMSLKKTIKYIKSNHLSDCTIYILACRIGPLIGYYKKKLNKLGVKLYVNPDGHEWKRSKWSKLIRAYWKYSERLMVKHSDLLICDSVGIEAYIKEKYRQFSPKTTFIAYGADVVKSICNDDDLRVIDWFNRHKIEAGNYYLIVGRFVPENNYKLMISEFMKSKSSKSLVIISNVEKNDFYEDLSKATNFTTDSRIKFVGTIYDQELLKKVREMAYGYLHGHEVGGTNPSLLEALASTKLNLLLDVVFNKEVGREGAYYFTKQKNNLAHLIDYCDCLSIDEINYMKNEAEKRIIQHYSWSKIVDEYETLFLESE, from the coding sequence ATGAAAAATATTTTCATATTAGGTTCCAAAGGAATTCCTGCAAATTATGGAGGATTTGAGACTTTTGTTGATTCCCTTACTAAAAAAAAAGTAACAAATAGCATAAAGTATCATGTATCTTGCTTATCGCAAAATACTGAAGAGTTTGAATATAATAGTGCGCGTTGTTTTAATATTTCTATACCGAATGTTGGTAGTTCAAGAGCAGTTTTTTATGATTTGATGAGTTTAAAAAAGACGATAAAATATATAAAAAGTAATCATCTTTCAGATTGTACGATTTACATATTAGCTTGTAGGATAGGTCCACTTATTGGATATTACAAAAAAAAATTAAATAAATTAGGTGTTAAACTTTATGTTAATCCAGATGGTCATGAATGGAAACGGAGCAAATGGTCTAAATTAATAAGGGCTTATTGGAAATATTCAGAAAGATTAATGGTTAAACATAGTGATTTGTTAATTTGTGATTCAGTTGGAATTGAAGCTTATATAAAAGAAAAATATCGTCAATTTTCACCTAAAACAACTTTTATTGCTTATGGCGCTGATGTCGTAAAATCAATTTGTAATGATGATGATCTGAGGGTTATTGACTGGTTCAATAGACATAAAATTGAAGCAGGGAATTATTATTTGATTGTAGGTAGATTTGTACCGGAAAATAATTATAAGTTGATGATTAGCGAATTTATGAAATCTAAATCTAGTAAAAGTTTAGTTATTATATCAAATGTGGAAAAAAATGATTTTTATGAAGATTTATCAAAAGCAACAAATTTTACAACAGATTCTAGGATAAAATTTGTGGGAACGATATACGATCAAGAATTATTAAAAAAAGTAAGGGAAATGGCGTATGGATATTTACATGGGCATGAAGTTGGTGGTACAAATCCATCTTTATTGGAAGCATTAGCATCAACGAAACTCAATTTGTTATTAGATGTAGTATTTAACAAAGAAGTTGGCAGGGAAGGTGCCTATTATTTTACAAAACAAAAAAATAATTTGGCTCATTTGATTGATTATTGTGATTGTTTAAGTATCGATGAAATCAATTACATGAAAAATGAAGCAGAAAAAAGAATTATTCAACATTATTCTTGGAGTAAAATTGTTGATGAATACGAAACACTATTTTTAGAAAGTGAGTGA
- a CDS encoding DUF92 domain-containing protein has product MTILIYKLLLGFIGGSLIGMLSYIMELLTKSGVIAVVIIAMFVCGFGSWQTWGLLILFFCSSACIHLAKKILKISDIESITEKKHTRDAWQVFANSLPAVISLVLFYYTKNQLFMVGYVSGIAGATADTWGSEIGMLSNKLPRSIVSFKSVEAGLSGGVSVLGSLASLFGSLLISITFWLLYGWHHLYHYPLSLLIMVPLICGLINALVDSLLGATLQVKYRCLICGQLTEQKQHHLQQTKQISGISWLSNDWVNFLSGSLTVLLSWSILFFI; this is encoded by the coding sequence ATGACTATTTTAATTTATAAATTATTGCTAGGATTTATTGGCGGTAGCTTGATTGGCATGCTTTCATATATCATGGAGCTACTGACAAAGTCAGGTGTTATAGCTGTAGTTATTATCGCTATGTTCGTTTGTGGATTTGGTTCATGGCAAACTTGGGGCTTACTGATTTTATTTTTTTGTAGTTCTGCGTGCATTCATTTAGCAAAAAAGATACTCAAAATATCTGATATTGAATCTATTACTGAAAAAAAACATACAAGAGACGCTTGGCAAGTATTTGCTAACAGTCTTCCAGCAGTTATTTCATTAGTTCTTTTCTACTATACAAAAAATCAATTATTTATGGTTGGTTATGTTAGTGGTATCGCAGGAGCAACAGCTGATACCTGGGGCTCAGAAATCGGTATGTTAAGTAACAAACTCCCACGCTCGATTGTTTCATTTAAATCAGTTGAAGCTGGTCTTTCTGGTGGTGTTTCTGTTCTTGGCAGCCTTGCTTCTTTATTTGGTAGTTTGTTGATTTCAATCACCTTTTGGCTTCTTTATGGTTGGCATCACCTTTACCACTACCCCTTAAGTTTACTAATCATGGTACCGCTTATTTGCGGTCTTATTAACGCTCTTGTGGATAGCTTATTAGGCGCAACACTTCAAGTAAAGTATCGTTGTCTTATCTGTGGACAACTGACTGAACAAAAACAACACCATCTTCAACAAACGAAACAGATCAGTGGTATTTCCTGGCTATCAAATGATTGGGTTAATTTTCTTAGCGGTAGCTTAACAGTCTTGTTAAGCTGGAGCATACTTTTTTTCATCTAA
- a CDS encoding LCP family glycopolymer transferase — MNLWKKVILTALGLVLVSVAGFCAYGIKMYSDATGTVKGVYESIDRTSKRRETAVNIDAQEPFSVLLMGIDTGDLGRTEQGRSDTTMVVTINPKEKKSTMISLDRDILTDIVGYGTEDKLNHAYAFGGAKMAIDTVENLLDIPIDNYVSINMKGMKDLIDAVGGIEVDNPFEFTLDGITVPKGHIKLDSETGLAYARMREEDPEGDIGRQRRQREVVEKIVNKVISLDGVAKYRKILDAVKDNVKTDLTWDNMVDIQKKYMPAFKDIDSLQLEGEGQEIGGIYYQILDPTKLYDIQTDLRAQLGLPENKKMQAQDNSNYNSYINGNEAGSYEYGGNGVSDASNSYNYTQDAAGVDPNNYTDQNVIAEETPYSGDGY, encoded by the coding sequence ATGAACCTATGGAAAAAAGTAATATTAACTGCTTTAGGATTAGTTCTTGTTTCAGTTGCGGGTTTTTGTGCATATGGGATTAAAATGTATTCAGATGCAACTGGTACCGTAAAAGGTGTCTATGAATCAATCGATCGAACTTCTAAACGAAGAGAGACGGCTGTCAACATCGATGCACAAGAACCTTTTTCGGTTTTACTGATGGGAATCGATACTGGAGATTTAGGACGAACAGAACAAGGTCGTTCTGATACGACTATGGTAGTTACTATTAATCCTAAAGAAAAAAAATCCACAATGATTAGTTTGGATCGGGATATTTTAACTGATATTGTTGGATATGGGACCGAAGATAAATTAAATCACGCCTATGCTTTTGGTGGTGCGAAGATGGCGATTGATACGGTTGAAAATCTATTGGATATTCCAATTGATAATTATGTATCGATCAATATGAAAGGTATGAAAGATTTAATTGATGCTGTAGGCGGTATTGAAGTGGATAACCCATTTGAATTTACGTTAGATGGTATTACAGTTCCTAAAGGTCATATCAAACTTGATAGTGAGACTGGCCTAGCCTATGCACGGATGCGTGAGGAAGATCCGGAAGGCGATATTGGGCGTCAGCGTCGTCAAAGAGAAGTTGTTGAAAAAATTGTCAATAAAGTCATCAGTTTAGATGGTGTTGCTAAATATAGAAAAATTTTAGATGCAGTAAAAGATAATGTAAAAACTGACTTAACTTGGGACAATATGGTTGATATCCAGAAAAAATATATGCCTGCTTTCAAAGATATTGATTCTTTACAGTTAGAAGGTGAGGGTCAAGAAATTGGTGGGATTTATTACCAAATTTTGGACCCAACTAAGTTATACGATATACAAACGGATCTGCGGGCGCAGCTAGGGCTACCTGAAAATAAAAAAATGCAAGCACAAGATAATAGTAACTATAATAGTTATATTAATGGTAATGAGGCTGGCTCATATGAGTATGGAGGCAATGGCGTATCAGATGCTTCTAATAGCTATAATTACACTCAAGATGCTGCAGGTGTTGATCCTAACAATTATACTGATCAAAATGTAATTGCAGAAGAAACTCCTTATTCAGGAGATGGTTACTAA
- the nagB gene encoding glucosamine-6-phosphate deaminase, producing MQIIKVANAEEGGKKAFELIKEGMNNGAKVLGLATGSTPETLYKEMTASDLDFTDMTSVNLDEYVGLGGEDDQSYRYFMNDQLFNKKPFKDTYVPNGKAEDLAAECKHYESIIDSNPIDIQILGIGQNGHIGFNEPGTPLDSLTHVVELTESTINANKRNFEKVEDVPTRAVSMGIGSIMKGKKMILMAYGEAKADAIKGMIDGPVSVDLPASALQNHSDVVVIIDDAAASKL from the coding sequence ATGCAAATTATCAAAGTAGCGAACGCTGAAGAAGGCGGGAAAAAAGCATTTGAACTGATCAAAGAAGGCATGAACAATGGTGCGAAAGTTTTGGGTCTTGCTACAGGAAGTACGCCAGAAACTTTATATAAAGAAATGACTGCAAGTGATTTAGACTTTACTGATATGACTTCTGTAAACTTAGATGAATACGTTGGTTTAGGTGGAGAAGATGATCAAAGTTACCGTTATTTCATGAACGATCAATTATTCAATAAAAAACCATTTAAAGACACCTATGTACCTAATGGAAAAGCAGAAGATCTAGCGGCTGAATGCAAGCACTATGAAAGTATTATCGATAGTAATCCAATCGATATCCAAATCTTAGGTATTGGCCAAAATGGACATATTGGTTTTAATGAACCAGGAACACCTTTAGATAGTTTAACTCATGTTGTTGAATTAACAGAATCTACGATCAATGCGAATAAACGTAATTTTGAAAAAGTGGAAGATGTACCAACTAGAGCTGTTTCTATGGGAATTGGTTCAATCATGAAAGGGAAGAAAATGATTTTAATGGCTTATGGAGAAGCGAAAGCAGATGCAATCAAAGGCATGATCGATGGTCCTGTTTCTGTTGACCTACCAGCAAGTGCATTACAAAATCATTCTGATGTGGTTGTCATTATTGATGATGCTGCAGCAAGCAAATTATAA
- a CDS encoding AI-2E family transporter: MGSLFKQSKLLFWTVEIVLTIIGVFFLLKMPNVFSPILGMVSAVFMPLLIAGFLYYMFDPIVVFLEKRGLPRIGGFMLSFAILVVLVALVVMNVVPQLVNQSLELSQSLPSYAEEMNQWLKDLGDLDAFKGFDIQEQLDKANITISNILNFAIVGVTSSLSKIVGLLMRFFILLFTVPFILFFMFKDGHKFLDALSHFFPKSIRSELRQTVRELNQTLSAYISSTVLDALIIGVLSFIAMTIFKQPYALLLAVFCGLTNIIPYVGPFIGAVPAILVGLFISPWQALYMAVSILVIQQLDGNLIKPLLMGKSLNIHPLTIILVLIAAGSVGGIIGMLICIPVYAVIKTLVINISKIYKIKKGSTKMS; the protein is encoded by the coding sequence ATGGGTTCTTTATTTAAACAATCAAAGTTATTATTTTGGACAGTAGAAATTGTACTGACGATTATTGGGGTTTTCTTTTTATTAAAGATGCCCAATGTCTTTAGTCCCATTTTAGGAATGGTATCGGCGGTCTTTATGCCGTTATTGATTGCGGGATTCTTATATTATATGTTTGATCCGATCGTCGTTTTTTTAGAGAAACGAGGGCTTCCTAGAATTGGAGGCTTTATGCTTTCATTTGCGATCTTGGTTGTTCTAGTTGCGTTGGTTGTCATGAATGTGGTTCCACAATTGGTCAATCAATCTTTGGAATTAAGTCAATCTCTTCCAAGTTATGCAGAAGAAATGAATCAATGGTTGAAAGATTTAGGCGATTTAGATGCGTTTAAAGGCTTTGATATTCAAGAACAATTGGATAAAGCGAACATTACGATTAGTAATATTTTGAATTTTGCTATTGTGGGGGTAACAAGCAGTCTATCTAAAATTGTTGGGCTATTAATGAGATTCTTTATTTTGCTTTTCACTGTGCCCTTTATTTTGTTTTTCATGTTTAAAGATGGGCATAAGTTTTTGGATGCACTGTCACACTTTTTTCCAAAGAGTATCCGCAGTGAGTTACGTCAAACCGTCAGAGAGCTGAATCAGACCTTATCAGCTTATATCAGCAGTACAGTTTTAGACGCACTGATCATTGGAGTTTTAAGTTTTATTGCAATGACGATATTTAAACAACCTTATGCGTTGTTGTTAGCTGTTTTTTGTGGTCTAACGAATATTATTCCTTATGTCGGCCCATTTATTGGGGCGGTGCCAGCGATTTTGGTCGGTCTATTTATTTCGCCTTGGCAAGCGCTGTACATGGCAGTATCGATTTTAGTGATTCAGCAATTGGATGGTAATTTGATCAAGCCACTTTTAATGGGGAAATCGTTGAATATTCATCCATTGACGATTATCTTAGTATTGATTGCGGCCGGTAGTGTAGGAGGTATCATCGGTATGCTGATATGTATCCCTGTTTATGCGGTGATCAAGACATTAGTTATAAATATTAGCAAAATATATAAGATTAAAAAGGGCAGTACGAAAATGTCATAG
- a CDS encoding MgtC/SapB family protein — protein sequence MMDISLTVPEIIIRLCLAMLIGGVIGFERQYKNRPAGMRTHILVCMGATIIALIQVEIAATALQDAINHPELTGVIRSDQARLIAQVVSGIGFLGAGTIIVTKQSVTGLTTAASLWAVAGLGIAIGMGYYAIAITSFVGVFIALTLVRKVIHVPTTKKLEIRYIHKQETKEFINQYFEEHKIEIEDVNFNVVLVDDTQIYTNIYTIDLPKGMTYAEVIEDLSIYKNITKLRLVSI from the coding sequence ATGATGGATATAAGTTTAACAGTTCCTGAGATTATTATACGACTATGTTTGGCTATGCTGATTGGCGGCGTGATTGGATTTGAACGACAATACAAAAATCGACCAGCTGGTATGCGGACACACATTTTAGTTTGTATGGGTGCAACAATTATTGCCTTGATTCAAGTTGAAATTGCAGCGACTGCTTTGCAAGATGCAATCAATCATCCAGAGTTGACTGGTGTGATTCGTTCGGATCAAGCACGTCTAATTGCTCAAGTAGTGAGTGGAATTGGGTTCTTAGGCGCTGGAACGATCATTGTTACCAAACAGTCGGTGACAGGTTTAACCACAGCTGCTTCTCTTTGGGCAGTAGCAGGATTAGGTATTGCGATCGGTATGGGCTACTATGCTATTGCGATTACTAGTTTTGTGGGTGTTTTCATTGCATTGACATTAGTTAGAAAAGTAATTCATGTTCCGACAACGAAAAAATTAGAAATTCGTTATATCCACAAGCAGGAAACAAAAGAATTTATCAATCAATATTTTGAAGAACATAAAATCGAAATAGAAGATGTTAACTTTAATGTGGTATTGGTTGATGATACGCAGATTTACACAAATATTTATACGATCGATTTACCAAAAGGCATGACCTATGCAGAGGTTATAGAGGATCTGTCGATCTATAAAAATATAACGAAATTGCGTTTAGTCAGTATCTGA